CAAAGGCAGCACCGCCGGTGCCAGCGCCTACCTGCTGGCTCGAGCTCTGGGTCATCTGCACCGCGCTGATCGAGGACATGATCTGCTCGATGCTGGTAACGCCTTGCGCCTTCAGCGTCTCCATCTTGATGACAGAAACGGGCACAGAGGTCTCGGCGTCAATGCGCTTGATGGCCGAACCGGTGATTTCGACGCGCTGTGTCTCTTGGGCCAGCGCAGACGCGCCGAACAGGGCCAGGCCGCTGCCGAAAGCGGCAACCAGGCTTCGAGTCAGGATGGATTGTTTGAACATGAGTGCTCCTCTGTCGCAAAATTTGCAAAGGCTGGATGGACCGTGAATCGCCCGGTCGCGCGCGGGTTTTGTGAACCCGAGGTGAACCGGTAGCGAAAACATGTGAACCCATTCTGGTTCATCGTTTCGCTCGAACCAGCCTCGGGAAAGTCACTACGTAGCGGCTCGAAGCTCGAGCGCCCGATCTCAGTGCACGACGCATCCAGCTTGGCACCACCATGGAAATCAGGCCGAACCAAACACCTTGTCGACGTGCTCCGTTGACCCGCCACCGAGCCAGTGACTAGGGGGAACTCTCTATTCTTGCGGCATCAGGCGTTGGTGAATAGCAACGAACGACCCGCACGGAGCGAAGCAGCCAGCACATGACCCTGCCCAGGGCGACGACGCCGAAGCCACTGTGACAGAGCAACGGTTGCACCTGACGGAACATGGGTCGGCCATGTGAAGCGGCGCGCCTGCATGCACATCGTGAGCGGCTAGCCATCCCATCTTGAACGACAGCGATCGTCGCGCCAGTCTCGTGTCCACGACAACTCTGTCATGGACACGATGGAACACTCGACACGCAAGAAGGTGCGCCAGCATCCCCCCGCGCTGAGGCAACAGGTGCTGGCGGAATGCGAGCAGCCCGGCGCATCGGTGGCCAGTGTGGCGCAGTCGCACGGTCTGAACGCGAACATGGTGCATGCCTGGCGCCGGCAGGAACGGGTTGCAGCGGCCGCACAGGACGCGAATGCTGCGACTCCAGCCCCGCAGTTCATCGCGCTGCCGCTGCCGCCGAGCACGGCCGGCGCGCTGCCGGACATCCGCATCGAGCTGCGCCGTGGCGCGACCACCGTGAGCATCATCTGGCCCGGCCAGGCCGCCAGCGAGTGCGGGGCTTGGCTGCGGGAGTGGCTGCGTTGATCCGTATCGACACGCTGTGGTTGTGCACCCAGCCGCAGGACATGCGTGCCGGTGCCGACCGGCTGCTGACAGTGGTGGTCAACACGCTGGGCGAGGCGCGCGCGCACCACGGCTACCTCTTCGCCAATGCGCGCGCAAGCCGGCTCAAGCTGCTCGTGCACGACGGCTTCGGCGTGTGGTGCGCCACGCGCCGGCTGCATGCTGGCCGCTTCGTCAGGCACACGGCCGAGGCGGGCTCGGCAGCTTGCGCGTTGCAGCTCAGCACGCAGCAGTTCGAGGCGCTGACGCTGGGCCTGCCCTGGCAGCGCCTGGGCGAACTGGCCACCATACGCCGCTGCTGATCGAGCAATACGACGGCCGGGGGCCGTTGACAGCACAAGTGCCAATGGTGCCGTGGCGGCAGGCGCGGCACCATGCTGCGCATGCCGGGTGAATCTGCCGACGCCATCGATGTGACGAGCCTGCCGGCCGAGGTGGCCGCACTGATTGAGCGATTGAAGCAGCAGGCCCAGGCCGATGCGCATGAGCTGGCCCGGCGCGAGCGCGAGATTGCGCTGGCCCGAGTCAAGATCGACAAGCTCAACTTCGAGCTCGCGCGGCTCAAGCGCTGGAAGTTCGACGCCAAGACCGAGTCGATGACGGCCGCACAGCGGCTGCTGTTCGCTGAAGTCATGGCCGAGGACGAGGCCAGCCTGAGGGCGAAGCTGGCCGAGTTGCAGCGCGGCTTGCCCGAGACACCCAAGGCCCCGAAGGCGCCACCCCGCAAGCCCCGTCGCCGGGCACTGCCCGAGCACCTGGAGCGCGTCGAGCACCGCCACGAGCCCGAGGACACCACCTGCCCAAACACCGACTGCGGCCGGCCGATGCAGCGCATCGGCGAGGACGTCAGCGAGAAGCTGGACATCATCCCGGCGAAGTTCTTCGTGCACCGGCACATCTACGGCAAGTGGGCCTGCAAGTGCTGCCAGCAACTGCACCAGGAGCCGGCCGAGCCGGACGTGGTCGACGGTGGCATCCCGGCTGCGGGCTTGGTGGCGCACACGCTGATCAGCCGCTTCGTCGACCACCTGCCGTACTACCGGCAGGCGCCGATCAACGCACGTTCGGGCGTGCACACGCCGCGCTCGACGCTGGCATCCTGGGGCGGCGCCGGTGGCGTATCGCTGGAGCCGCTGTTCGAGTTGCAGCGGCGCTTCATCCTCAGCTGCACGGTGCTGCACGCCGACGAGACGCCGCTGCCGCTGCTGGACCCGGGCGCAGGCAAGACGAAGAAGGTCTACGTCTGGGCCTGGGCGCGCAGCCACCACGATCCGCACCCGGGCGTGATCTACGAGTTCTGCCTGGGACGCGGGGCGCAATACCCGGTGGCCTTCCTGGGCGGCAAGGGGCCGCCATCGCCTGAGCCAGTGTGGAACGGCACCCTGATCACCGATCAGTACGCCGGCTACAACGGCGTACTCGATGCCAAGGTCTACCCGCAGCGCAAGGCAGCGGCCTGCGCCGCGCATGCCCGGCGCCGCTTCGAGGAACTCAGCCGCGGCGGCCACAGTGCCAGCGTGGTGGCCACCGAGGCGATGCTGCGCTGGAGCCGAATCTACCGGGCCGAGGCCGCCTTCGCCGAGATGGGCTGCGAGGAGCGTCGGCACGCACGTCAGGGCTTCAGCCGGCCGCTGTGGGAGGAGTTCGAGGTGTGGCTGAAGCTGCAGCGCACGCAGGTGCCGGACGGCACCAAGATCGCCGAGGCCATCGACTACAGCCTGAACGCCTGGAAGGCGCTCACGCTGCACCTGGACGACGGGGCGGTGGCCATCGACAACAACCTCATCGAGCGGCAGATCAAGCCGTGGAAGCTGGGCGCCAAGAACTGGCTGTTCGCCGGCAGCGCGCTGGCCGGGCAGCGCGCGGCGGTGGTGATGAGCCTGGTTCAGTCGGCCAAGCTCAATGGCCTGGATCCGTGGGCCTACCTGCGCGACGTGCTGGCGCGCATCCACCTGCACCCCAGCCACCGGCTGGACGAACTGCTGCCGCATCGCTGGCGGCCGGCCTGACTGAAGTTGAAGTTGATGGGACGGCTCGCGCAGTGGGTGGTGATCGAGGCCGACGTCGCCGTGCGCCGCATGAGCCACGACCAGAAGGTGCGCCTGGCCGACGAGATCTACGCCCAGCAGCCCAACAT
This portion of the Aquabacterium sp. OR-4 genome encodes:
- the tnpA gene encoding IS66-like element accessory protein TnpA encodes the protein MDTMEHSTRKKVRQHPPALRQQVLAECEQPGASVASVAQSHGLNANMVHAWRRQERVAAAAQDANAATPAPQFIALPLPPSTAGALPDIRIELRRGATTVSIIWPGQAASECGAWLREWLR
- the tnpB gene encoding IS66 family insertion sequence element accessory protein TnpB (TnpB, as the term is used for proteins encoded by IS66 family insertion elements, is considered an accessory protein, since TnpC, encoded by a neighboring gene, is a DDE family transposase.); amino-acid sequence: MIRIDTLWLCTQPQDMRAGADRLLTVVVNTLGEARAHHGYLFANARASRLKLLVHDGFGVWCATRRLHAGRFVRHTAEAGSAACALQLSTQQFEALTLGLPWQRLGELATIRRC
- the tnpC gene encoding IS66 family transposase; the encoded protein is MLRMPGESADAIDVTSLPAEVAALIERLKQQAQADAHELARREREIALARVKIDKLNFELARLKRWKFDAKTESMTAAQRLLFAEVMAEDEASLRAKLAELQRGLPETPKAPKAPPRKPRRRALPEHLERVEHRHEPEDTTCPNTDCGRPMQRIGEDVSEKLDIIPAKFFVHRHIYGKWACKCCQQLHQEPAEPDVVDGGIPAAGLVAHTLISRFVDHLPYYRQAPINARSGVHTPRSTLASWGGAGGVSLEPLFELQRRFILSCTVLHADETPLPLLDPGAGKTKKVYVWAWARSHHDPHPGVIYEFCLGRGAQYPVAFLGGKGPPSPEPVWNGTLITDQYAGYNGVLDAKVYPQRKAAACAAHARRRFEELSRGGHSASVVATEAMLRWSRIYRAEAAFAEMGCEERRHARQGFSRPLWEEFEVWLKLQRTQVPDGTKIAEAIDYSLNAWKALTLHLDDGAVAIDNNLIERQIKPWKLGAKNWLFAGSALAGQRAAVVMSLVQSAKLNGLDPWAYLRDVLARIHLHPSHRLDELLPHRWRPA